The proteins below come from a single Falco rusticolus isolate bFalRus1 chromosome 18, bFalRus1.pri, whole genome shotgun sequence genomic window:
- the MED1 gene encoding mediator of RNA polymerase II transcription subunit 1 isoform X1 — protein sequence MKAAPGGAEETEKLNKMSTLLERLHAKYNQARPWTETMKLVRQVMEKRVVMNSGGHQHLVSCLETLQKALKVSSLPAMTDRLESIARQNGLGSHLSANGTECYITSDMFYVEVQLDPTGLLCDVKVAHHGENPVSCPELVQHLREKNFDEFSKHLRGLVNLYKLPGDNKLKTKMYLALQSLELDLSKMAGMYWQATNANPLDKILRGSVGYLTPRSGGLLMNLKYYVSPYDLFEDGTGASVILHENNVPRSLGMNVSVTVEGTMAMYKLPIAPLIMGSHPVDSKGTPSFSSITSANSVDLPACFFLKFPRPIPVSRAFIQKLQGCTGIPLFDTPPTFVPLYELITQFELSKEADPLPLNHNMRFYAALPGQQHCYFLNKDAPLPDGRSLQGTLISKIAFQHPGRVPLILNLIRHQVAYNTLIGSCVKRTVLKEDSPGILQFEVCPLSDSCFSVSFQHPVNDSLVCVVMDVQDSTHVNCKLYKGLSDALICTDDFIAKVVQRCMSIPVTMRAIRRKAETIQADTPALSLIAETVEDMVKKNLPPASSPGYGMTTGSNPMSGTTTPTNTFPGGPITTLFNMSISMKERHDSVGHGEDFSKVSQNPILTSLLQITGNVGSTIGSSPTPPHHTPPPVSSPASNTKNHPMLMNLLKENPPQDFSTLYGSSPLERQNSSSGSPRMEMGPGGNKQKKKKSRMPADKPKHQTEDDFQRELFSMDVDSQNPIFDVNMTADTLDTPHITPAPSQCSTPPTTYPQPIPHSQPSIQRMVRLSSSDSIGADVTDILSDIAEEASKLPTTNEDCPPIGTPVRDSSSSGHSQSALFDPDVFQTNNSENPYTDPADLIADAAVSPNSDSSNHFFPDGVDFNPDLLNSQSQSGFGEEYFDESSQSGDTDDFKGYASQALTTLGVQVLGADGGENKFKGSNQSDTVDFSIIAAASKALGSSDIMEHHSGGQSPLLNTGDLGKEKSQKRVKEGNGSGSNMAGPGIDGKPGKRSRTPSSDGKSKEKLPKRKKQETDGKSPSHSSSNRPFTPPASTGGSKSPGSSGRSQTPPGVATPPIPKITIQIPKGTVTVGKPSSHGQYTSSGSVTSSSSKSHHGHSSSSSSSSSSSTSGKIKSSKSEGSSGSKMSSSLYSSQGSSSSGQSKSSAQSVGKPGSSPITKHGLSSGSGSTKMKPQGKPSSLMNPSMSKPNISPSHSRPSGGSDKLASPMKPVPGTPPSSKAKSPISSGSGGSHMSGTGSSSSMKSSSGMGSSGSMSQKPPPSSNSSTASSSSFSSSGSSMSSSQNQHGSSKGKSPSRNKKPSLTAVIDKLKHGVVTSGPGGDDPMDGQMGPSSNSSSHTMSSKHNMSGGEFQGKREKSDKEKSKVSVSGGSVESSKKTSDSKNVGSTGVAKIIISKHDGGSPSIKAKVTLQKPGEGGGDSLRPQMASSKSYGSPLISGSTPKHERCSPSHSKSPAYTPQNIDSESESGSSIAEKSYQNSPSSDDGIRPLPEYSSEKHKKHKKEKKKVKDKDRDRDRDRDKDRDKKKSHSMKPESWSKSPISADQSLSMTSSAILSAERPSRASPEFLIGEEDDDLMDVALIGN from the exons ATGAAGGCGGCGCCGGGCGGTGCCGAGG AGACGGAGAAGCTGAATAAGATGAGTACCCTCTTAGAAAGACTTCACGCAAAGTACAACCAAGCCAGACCTTGGACAGAAACCATGAAGTTAGTCCGTCAAGTCATG GAAAAGCGAGTTGTGATGAACTCTGGGGGGCACCAACATCTGGTGAGCTGTTTGGAGACTTTGCAGAAGGCATTAAAAG TATCTTCTCTGCCTGCCATGACAGATCGCTTAGAGTCTATAGCTAGACAAAATGG CCTTGGATCTCACCTTAGTGCAAATGGCACTGAATGTTACATCACTTCAGACATGTTCTATGTGGAAGTCCAGTTAGATCCTACAGGGCTGCTGTGTGATGTCAAGGTGGCTCACCATGGAGAAAACCCCGTG agttGTCCAGAATTGGTGCAACATCTGAG agagaaaaattttGATGAGTTTTCTAAGCATCTAAGGGGGCTTGTGAACCTATATAAGTTGCCAGGAGACAA caaactTAAAACTAAAATGTACTTAGCTCTGCAGTCCTTAGAGCTGGATCTCTCAAAAATGGCAGGGATGTATTG GCAAGCCACCAATGCAAATCCCCTTGACAAGATTCTTCGTGGCAGTGTTGGCTATCTCACCCCCAGGAGTGGAG GTCTCCTGATGAATCTCAAATATTACGTCTCGCCCTATGATTTATTTGAAGATGGCACTGGAGCCTCCGTTATTTTGCATGAGAACAATG TTCCTCGGTCTTTGGGTATGAATGTGTCAGTAACAGTTGAGGGAACCATGGCTATGTACAAACTTCCAATTGCACCACTGATTATGGGCTCTCATCCAGTTGACAGCAAAGG AACTCCGTCTTTCTCGTCAATCACCAGTGCCAACAGCGTGGACTTACCGGCttgtttcttcctgaaattCCCCCGTCCCATTCCAGTGTCTCGAGCTTTCATTCAGAAGCTTCAGGGCTGCACAG GTATTCCATTGTTTGACACACCACCAACATTTGTACCCTTGTATGAGCTGATCACACAGTTCGAGTTATCCAAGGAGGCTGATCCTTTACCTTTAAACCACAATATGCGCTTCTATGCA GCTCTTCCAGGACAGCAGCACTGTTACTTTCTGAACAAAGATGCTCCTCTCCCAGATGGAAGAAGCCTTCAAGGAACTCTGATTAGTAAAATCGCCTTCCAGCACCCTGGACGGGTTCCTCTCATCCTCAATTTGATCAGACATCAGGTGGCGTACAACACGCTGATTGGCAGCTGTGTCAAGcgaacagttttaaaagaag ATTCTCCTGGGATCCTGCAGTTTGAAGTTTGTCCTCTCTCTGACTCCTGCTTTAGTGTATCCTTCCAGCATCCTGTGAATGACTCCCTAGTGTGTG TGGTAATGGATGTGCAAGACTCTACTCACGTGAACTGTAAGCTGTACAAAGGGCTGTCCGATGCTCTTATCTGTACAGATGATTTCATTGCCAAAGTTGTTCAAAG ATGTATGTCCATTCCTGTCACCATGAGAGCAATTCGTAGGAAAGCAGAAACGATTCAAGCAGACACACCAGCCTTGTCCCTCATTGCAGAGACAGTAGAAGATATGgtgaagaaaaatcttcccccagccagcagcccagggtATGGCATGACCACAGGCAGCAACCCAATGAGTGGTACCACTACCCCAACAAACACTTTTCCTGGGGGGCCCATCACTACTTTGTTTAACATGAGCATAAGCATGAAAGAGAGGCATGACTCGGTGGGCCATGGGGAGGACTTCAGCAAAGTGTCTCAGAACCCTATTCTCACTAGTTTGTTGCAGATCACAGGGAATGTGGGGTCTACCATTGGCTCAAGTCCAACCCCTCCCCATCACACACCACCACCAGTATCCTCACCAGCAAGCAACACCAAGAACCACCCCATGCTCATGAACCTTCTTAAAGAGAATCCCCCTCAGGATTTCTCCACTCTGTATGGGAGCAGCCCTCTCGAAAGGCAGAACTCTTCCTCTGGCTCCCCCAGAATGGAAATGGGCCCTGGGGGgaataagcaaaagaaaaaaaagtcccGCATGCCGGCCGACAAGCCCAAGCATCAGACTGAGGATGATTTCCAGAGGGAGCTCTTTTCAATGGATGTTGACTCCCAGAATCCCATTTTTGATGTCAACATGACTGCAGACACCCTGGACACCCCTCATATTACTCCAGCACCCAGCCAATGCAGCACTCCTCCTACTACATACCCACAGCCTATACCTCACTCGCAGCCCAGTATTCAGAGAATGGTTCGACTTTCTAGTTCGGACAGCATTGGAGCTGATGTTACTGATATCCTTTCAGATATAGCAGAGGAGGCTTCCAAGCTCCCCACCACTAACGAGGACTGCCCGCCCATTGGGACTCCAGTAAGAGACTCTTCTAGTTCAGGACATTCACAAAGTGCCCTCTTTGACCCAGATGTTTTTCAGACGAACAATAGCGAGAACCCGTACACAGATCCAGCAGACCTCATAGCAGACGCTGCTGTGAGCCCCAACAGCGATTcttcaaaccatttttttccagatggaGTAGATTTCAATCCTGACTTGCTGAACAGTCAGAGTCAAAGTGGCTTTGGGGAGGAGTACTTTGATGAGAGTAGTCAGAGTGGAGACACCGATGATTTCAAGGGCTACGCATCCCAGGCTCTAACTACTTTGGGGGTGCAAGTCTTGGGGGCTGATGggggggaaaataaatttaagggGAGCAATCAGTCTGATACGGTAGATTTTAGTATTATTGCAGCTGCAAGCAAAGCACTGGGGTCCTCTGACATCATGGAGCATCACAGTGGAGGTCAGAGCCCTTTGCTGAATACAGGGgatttaggaaaagaaaagtcTCAGAAACGGGTAAAGGAAGGCAATGGTTCTGGAAGTAACATGGCAGGTCCCGGCATAGATGGGAAGCCAGGGAAGCGCAGCCGGACGCCATCCAGTGATGGTAAAAGTAAAGAGAAACTTCCAAAGCGGAAGAAGCAGGAGACAGATGGGAAATCTCCATCTCACAGTTCATCAAACAGGCCTTTCACAccaccagccagcacaggtGGGTCCAAATCTCCTGGGAGCTCAGGCAGATCTCAGACTCCTCCCGGTGTAGCTACTCCTCCTATTCCAAAAATAACCATTCAGATCCCAAAAGGAACAGTGACTGTTGGCAAACCGTCTTCACATGGCCAGTATACCAGTAGTGGCTCTGtcacctcctccagcagcaaaaGCCACCATGGCCATTCTTCTTCCTCgtcctcttcttcctcctcttcaacctcaggcaaaattaaaagcagcaaatcaGAAGGGTCTTCTGGCTCAAAGATGAGCAGCAGCCTCTACTCGAGCCAAGGCAGCTCAAGTTCAGGTCAGTCCAAAAGTTCGGCTCAGTCGGTGGGAAAGCCTGGATCCTCCCCCATCACCAAACACGGCCTCAGCAGCGGTTCTGGAAGCACCAAGATGAAACCTCAAGGAAAGCCATCGTCACTTATGAACCCTTCCATGAGTAAACCAAACATCTCTCCATCTCATTCGAGACCCTCGGGAGGTTCTGACAAGCTTGCTTCTCCCATGAAACCTGTCCCAGGTACTCCCCCATCATCTAAAGCAAAGTCACCTATCAGTTCAGGTTCCGGAGGCTCCCACATGTCTGGGACTGGATCGAGCTCGAGTATGAAATCGTCTTCAGGAATGGGATCCTCTGGGTCTATGTCACAGAAACCACCTCCTTCATCCAATTCTTCGACGGcatcttcatcttccttttcgTCTAGTGGGTCTTCCATGTCTTCATCTCAGAACCAGCATGGAAGTTCCAAAGGCAAGTCTCCGAGCAGAAACAAGAAGCCATCGCTGACTGCAGTCATAGACAAACTGAAACATGGGGTTGTCACTAGCGGGCCTGGTGGAGATGACCCGATGGATGGACAAATGGGGCCAAGTTCCAATTCCTCAAGCCATACTATGTCCTCTAAACACAATATGTCTGGGGGGGAGTTCCAGGGCAAACGTGAGAAGAGTGACAAAGAGAAGTCAAAAGTCTCTGTTTCTGGAGGATCTGTTGAGTCTTCCAAGAAGACTTCAGATTCCAAAAATGTTGGAAGCACTGGAGTGGCCAAAATTATCATCAGCAAACACGACGGTGGTTCCCCTAGCATTAAAGCCAAAGTAACTTTGCAGAAacctggggaaggaggtggggATAGCCTAAGGCCTCAGATGGCTTCTTCCAAAAGCTATGGGTCTCCTCTGATCAGTGGATCTACTCCAAAACACGAACGCTGCTCTCCCAGCCACAGTAAGTCACCAGCATACACTCCCCAAAACATAGACAGTGAGAGCGAGTCGGGCTCTTCCATAGCAGAGAAATCCTATcagaacagccccagctctgacGATGGCATTAGGCCTTTGCCTGAATATAGCTCAGAAAAACACAAGAAGcacaaaaaagagaagaaaaaagtgaaagacaaaGACCGGGACAGAGATCGGGATCGGGATAAAGACAGAGACAAGAAGAAATCCCACAGCATGAAGCCGGAGAGCTGGTCCAAGTCCCCAATTTCAGCTGACCAGTCTCTTTCCATGACGAGCAGCGCTATCCTTTCAGCCGAGCGACCATCCCGGGCTAGCCCTGAGTTTTTGATCGGGGAAGAAGATGATGATCTCATGGATGTTGCTCTAATTGGCAATTAA
- the MED1 gene encoding mediator of RNA polymerase II transcription subunit 1 isoform X2, whose protein sequence is MKAAPGGAEETEKLNKMSTLLERLHAKYNQARPWTETMKLVRQVMEKRVVMNSGGHQHLVSCLETLQKALKVSSLPAMTDRLESIARQNGLGSHLSANGTECYITSDMFYVEVQLDPTGLLCDVKVAHHGENPVSCPELVQHLREKNFDEFSKHLRGLVNLYKLPGDNKLKTKMYLALQSLELDLSKMAGMYWQATNANPLDKILRGSVGYLTPRSGGLLMNLKYYVSPYDLFEDGTGASVILHENNVPRSLGMNVSVTVEGTMAMYKLPIAPLIMGSHPVDSKGTPSFSSITSANSVDLPACFFLKFPRPIPVSRAFIQKLQGCTGIPLFDTPPTFVPLYELITQFELSKEADPLPLNHNMRFYAALPGQQHCYFLNKDAPLPDGRSLQGTLISKIAFQHPGRVPLILNLIRHQVAYNTLIGSCVKRTVLKEDSPGILQFEVCPLSDSCFSVSFQHPVNDSLVCVVMDVQDSTHVNCKLYKGLSDALICTDDFIAKVVQRCMSIPVTMRAIRRKAETIQADTPALSLIAETVEDMVKKNLPPASSPGLLQITGNVGSTIGSSPTPPHHTPPPVSSPASNTKNHPMLMNLLKENPPQDFSTLYGSSPLERQNSSSGSPRMEMGPGGNKQKKKKSRMPADKPKHQTEDDFQRELFSMDVDSQNPIFDVNMTADTLDTPHITPAPSQCSTPPTTYPQPIPHSQPSIQRMVRLSSSDSIGADVTDILSDIAEEASKLPTTNEDCPPIGTPVRDSSSSGHSQSALFDPDVFQTNNSENPYTDPADLIADAAVSPNSDSSNHFFPDGVDFNPDLLNSQSQSGFGEEYFDESSQSGDTDDFKGYASQALTTLGVQVLGADGGENKFKGSNQSDTVDFSIIAAASKALGSSDIMEHHSGGQSPLLNTGDLGKEKSQKRVKEGNGSGSNMAGPGIDGKPGKRSRTPSSDGKSKEKLPKRKKQETDGKSPSHSSSNRPFTPPASTGGSKSPGSSGRSQTPPGVATPPIPKITIQIPKGTVTVGKPSSHGQYTSSGSVTSSSSKSHHGHSSSSSSSSSSSTSGKIKSSKSEGSSGSKMSSSLYSSQGSSSSGQSKSSAQSVGKPGSSPITKHGLSSGSGSTKMKPQGKPSSLMNPSMSKPNISPSHSRPSGGSDKLASPMKPVPGTPPSSKAKSPISSGSGGSHMSGTGSSSSMKSSSGMGSSGSMSQKPPPSSNSSTASSSSFSSSGSSMSSSQNQHGSSKGKSPSRNKKPSLTAVIDKLKHGVVTSGPGGDDPMDGQMGPSSNSSSHTMSSKHNMSGGEFQGKREKSDKEKSKVSVSGGSVESSKKTSDSKNVGSTGVAKIIISKHDGGSPSIKAKVTLQKPGEGGGDSLRPQMASSKSYGSPLISGSTPKHERCSPSHSKSPAYTPQNIDSESESGSSIAEKSYQNSPSSDDGIRPLPEYSSEKHKKHKKEKKKVKDKDRDRDRDRDKDRDKKKSHSMKPESWSKSPISADQSLSMTSSAILSAERPSRASPEFLIGEEDDDLMDVALIGN, encoded by the exons ATGAAGGCGGCGCCGGGCGGTGCCGAGG AGACGGAGAAGCTGAATAAGATGAGTACCCTCTTAGAAAGACTTCACGCAAAGTACAACCAAGCCAGACCTTGGACAGAAACCATGAAGTTAGTCCGTCAAGTCATG GAAAAGCGAGTTGTGATGAACTCTGGGGGGCACCAACATCTGGTGAGCTGTTTGGAGACTTTGCAGAAGGCATTAAAAG TATCTTCTCTGCCTGCCATGACAGATCGCTTAGAGTCTATAGCTAGACAAAATGG CCTTGGATCTCACCTTAGTGCAAATGGCACTGAATGTTACATCACTTCAGACATGTTCTATGTGGAAGTCCAGTTAGATCCTACAGGGCTGCTGTGTGATGTCAAGGTGGCTCACCATGGAGAAAACCCCGTG agttGTCCAGAATTGGTGCAACATCTGAG agagaaaaattttGATGAGTTTTCTAAGCATCTAAGGGGGCTTGTGAACCTATATAAGTTGCCAGGAGACAA caaactTAAAACTAAAATGTACTTAGCTCTGCAGTCCTTAGAGCTGGATCTCTCAAAAATGGCAGGGATGTATTG GCAAGCCACCAATGCAAATCCCCTTGACAAGATTCTTCGTGGCAGTGTTGGCTATCTCACCCCCAGGAGTGGAG GTCTCCTGATGAATCTCAAATATTACGTCTCGCCCTATGATTTATTTGAAGATGGCACTGGAGCCTCCGTTATTTTGCATGAGAACAATG TTCCTCGGTCTTTGGGTATGAATGTGTCAGTAACAGTTGAGGGAACCATGGCTATGTACAAACTTCCAATTGCACCACTGATTATGGGCTCTCATCCAGTTGACAGCAAAGG AACTCCGTCTTTCTCGTCAATCACCAGTGCCAACAGCGTGGACTTACCGGCttgtttcttcctgaaattCCCCCGTCCCATTCCAGTGTCTCGAGCTTTCATTCAGAAGCTTCAGGGCTGCACAG GTATTCCATTGTTTGACACACCACCAACATTTGTACCCTTGTATGAGCTGATCACACAGTTCGAGTTATCCAAGGAGGCTGATCCTTTACCTTTAAACCACAATATGCGCTTCTATGCA GCTCTTCCAGGACAGCAGCACTGTTACTTTCTGAACAAAGATGCTCCTCTCCCAGATGGAAGAAGCCTTCAAGGAACTCTGATTAGTAAAATCGCCTTCCAGCACCCTGGACGGGTTCCTCTCATCCTCAATTTGATCAGACATCAGGTGGCGTACAACACGCTGATTGGCAGCTGTGTCAAGcgaacagttttaaaagaag ATTCTCCTGGGATCCTGCAGTTTGAAGTTTGTCCTCTCTCTGACTCCTGCTTTAGTGTATCCTTCCAGCATCCTGTGAATGACTCCCTAGTGTGTG TGGTAATGGATGTGCAAGACTCTACTCACGTGAACTGTAAGCTGTACAAAGGGCTGTCCGATGCTCTTATCTGTACAGATGATTTCATTGCCAAAGTTGTTCAAAG ATGTATGTCCATTCCTGTCACCATGAGAGCAATTCGTAGGAAAGCAGAAACGATTCAAGCAGACACACCAGCCTTGTCCCTCATTGCAGAGACAGTAGAAGATATGgtgaagaaaaatcttcccccagccagcagcccagg TTTGTTGCAGATCACAGGGAATGTGGGGTCTACCATTGGCTCAAGTCCAACCCCTCCCCATCACACACCACCACCAGTATCCTCACCAGCAAGCAACACCAAGAACCACCCCATGCTCATGAACCTTCTTAAAGAGAATCCCCCTCAGGATTTCTCCACTCTGTATGGGAGCAGCCCTCTCGAAAGGCAGAACTCTTCCTCTGGCTCCCCCAGAATGGAAATGGGCCCTGGGGGgaataagcaaaagaaaaaaaagtcccGCATGCCGGCCGACAAGCCCAAGCATCAGACTGAGGATGATTTCCAGAGGGAGCTCTTTTCAATGGATGTTGACTCCCAGAATCCCATTTTTGATGTCAACATGACTGCAGACACCCTGGACACCCCTCATATTACTCCAGCACCCAGCCAATGCAGCACTCCTCCTACTACATACCCACAGCCTATACCTCACTCGCAGCCCAGTATTCAGAGAATGGTTCGACTTTCTAGTTCGGACAGCATTGGAGCTGATGTTACTGATATCCTTTCAGATATAGCAGAGGAGGCTTCCAAGCTCCCCACCACTAACGAGGACTGCCCGCCCATTGGGACTCCAGTAAGAGACTCTTCTAGTTCAGGACATTCACAAAGTGCCCTCTTTGACCCAGATGTTTTTCAGACGAACAATAGCGAGAACCCGTACACAGATCCAGCAGACCTCATAGCAGACGCTGCTGTGAGCCCCAACAGCGATTcttcaaaccatttttttccagatggaGTAGATTTCAATCCTGACTTGCTGAACAGTCAGAGTCAAAGTGGCTTTGGGGAGGAGTACTTTGATGAGAGTAGTCAGAGTGGAGACACCGATGATTTCAAGGGCTACGCATCCCAGGCTCTAACTACTTTGGGGGTGCAAGTCTTGGGGGCTGATGggggggaaaataaatttaagggGAGCAATCAGTCTGATACGGTAGATTTTAGTATTATTGCAGCTGCAAGCAAAGCACTGGGGTCCTCTGACATCATGGAGCATCACAGTGGAGGTCAGAGCCCTTTGCTGAATACAGGGgatttaggaaaagaaaagtcTCAGAAACGGGTAAAGGAAGGCAATGGTTCTGGAAGTAACATGGCAGGTCCCGGCATAGATGGGAAGCCAGGGAAGCGCAGCCGGACGCCATCCAGTGATGGTAAAAGTAAAGAGAAACTTCCAAAGCGGAAGAAGCAGGAGACAGATGGGAAATCTCCATCTCACAGTTCATCAAACAGGCCTTTCACAccaccagccagcacaggtGGGTCCAAATCTCCTGGGAGCTCAGGCAGATCTCAGACTCCTCCCGGTGTAGCTACTCCTCCTATTCCAAAAATAACCATTCAGATCCCAAAAGGAACAGTGACTGTTGGCAAACCGTCTTCACATGGCCAGTATACCAGTAGTGGCTCTGtcacctcctccagcagcaaaaGCCACCATGGCCATTCTTCTTCCTCgtcctcttcttcctcctcttcaacctcaggcaaaattaaaagcagcaaatcaGAAGGGTCTTCTGGCTCAAAGATGAGCAGCAGCCTCTACTCGAGCCAAGGCAGCTCAAGTTCAGGTCAGTCCAAAAGTTCGGCTCAGTCGGTGGGAAAGCCTGGATCCTCCCCCATCACCAAACACGGCCTCAGCAGCGGTTCTGGAAGCACCAAGATGAAACCTCAAGGAAAGCCATCGTCACTTATGAACCCTTCCATGAGTAAACCAAACATCTCTCCATCTCATTCGAGACCCTCGGGAGGTTCTGACAAGCTTGCTTCTCCCATGAAACCTGTCCCAGGTACTCCCCCATCATCTAAAGCAAAGTCACCTATCAGTTCAGGTTCCGGAGGCTCCCACATGTCTGGGACTGGATCGAGCTCGAGTATGAAATCGTCTTCAGGAATGGGATCCTCTGGGTCTATGTCACAGAAACCACCTCCTTCATCCAATTCTTCGACGGcatcttcatcttccttttcgTCTAGTGGGTCTTCCATGTCTTCATCTCAGAACCAGCATGGAAGTTCCAAAGGCAAGTCTCCGAGCAGAAACAAGAAGCCATCGCTGACTGCAGTCATAGACAAACTGAAACATGGGGTTGTCACTAGCGGGCCTGGTGGAGATGACCCGATGGATGGACAAATGGGGCCAAGTTCCAATTCCTCAAGCCATACTATGTCCTCTAAACACAATATGTCTGGGGGGGAGTTCCAGGGCAAACGTGAGAAGAGTGACAAAGAGAAGTCAAAAGTCTCTGTTTCTGGAGGATCTGTTGAGTCTTCCAAGAAGACTTCAGATTCCAAAAATGTTGGAAGCACTGGAGTGGCCAAAATTATCATCAGCAAACACGACGGTGGTTCCCCTAGCATTAAAGCCAAAGTAACTTTGCAGAAacctggggaaggaggtggggATAGCCTAAGGCCTCAGATGGCTTCTTCCAAAAGCTATGGGTCTCCTCTGATCAGTGGATCTACTCCAAAACACGAACGCTGCTCTCCCAGCCACAGTAAGTCACCAGCATACACTCCCCAAAACATAGACAGTGAGAGCGAGTCGGGCTCTTCCATAGCAGAGAAATCCTATcagaacagccccagctctgacGATGGCATTAGGCCTTTGCCTGAATATAGCTCAGAAAAACACAAGAAGcacaaaaaagagaagaaaaaagtgaaagacaaaGACCGGGACAGAGATCGGGATCGGGATAAAGACAGAGACAAGAAGAAATCCCACAGCATGAAGCCGGAGAGCTGGTCCAAGTCCCCAATTTCAGCTGACCAGTCTCTTTCCATGACGAGCAGCGCTATCCTTTCAGCCGAGCGACCATCCCGGGCTAGCCCTGAGTTTTTGATCGGGGAAGAAGATGATGATCTCATGGATGTTGCTCTAATTGGCAATTAA